The following are encoded in a window of Magnolia sinica isolate HGM2019 chromosome 11, MsV1, whole genome shotgun sequence genomic DNA:
- the LOC131218440 gene encoding NAC domain-containing protein 2-like — protein sequence MYFFTQRNRKYEGGSRPARKAGNGYWKATTGHTTVLDQDKVVGYKMNLKFHVGTAPKGKKTDWLMTEYRMEEVDPPTTTTETEARKRKRKMVAATQEDHHIRMNGFVLCRIYKHKSGAKKTNETPVNEVIEEDCTSYMAPCYEDDQVNIIDYKCMHSLSWDMIFDEITPEVDRLINIPWDNNEYLPPLTLSDFNDPSPFDVMPTI from the exons ATGTATTTCTTCACACAAAGGAATCGAAAGTATGAGGGTGGATCACGCCCAGCTCGGAAAGCAGGAAACGGCTACTGGAAGGCTACTACCGGACATACGACGGTTCTTGATCAAGATAAAGTAGTTGGatataagatgaatttgaaattCCATGTTGGTACGGCGCCTAAAGGGAAGAAAACAGATTGGCTAATGACAGAGTATAGGATGGAGGAGGTTGATCCTCCTACAACGACTACTGAGACTGAGGCtaggaagagaaagaggaagatggtgGCTGCAACTCAAGAGGATCATCACATAAGA ATGAATGGATTTGTTTTGTGTCGAATATACAAGCATAAGTCGGGAGCTAAGAAAACGAATGAAACACCAGTCAATGAAGTTATTGAAGAAGACTGCACATCATATATGGCTCCTTGTTATGAAGATGATCAAGTGAACATCATCGACTACAAGTGCATGCATTCGCTATCTTGGGACATGATATTCGACGAAATTACTCCAGAAGTAGATAGATTGATTAATATTCCGTGGGATAATAACGAATATCTCCCACCACTAACATTATCTGATTTCAATGACCCATCACCCTTTGATGTTATGCCCACCATTTGA
- the LOC131218172 gene encoding uncharacterized protein LOC131218172: MEEGPPGRVKLNVDSSARGNPENSGGGGICRKDDRAFVFAFATGYEVGSNNLAELRAIHDRIVICLKRGLTKVIVESDFKVVINLLMEKSSTPWRWKPWVARINALMQLGSFTFNHILREGNDPVYSMARARSGNQATTLYLHMASLPEQVRG; the protein is encoded by the coding sequence ATGGAAGAGGGCCCCCCTGGCCGGGTAAAATTAAATGTTGATAGCTCCGCAAGAGGAAACCCCGAAAATTCGGGCGGTGGCGGCATTTGCAGAAAGGATGATAGAGCTTTCGTGTTTGCATTTGCCACTGGATACGAAGTGGGTTCCAATAACCTCGCGGAACTGCGGGCAATTCATGACCGGATAGTGATATGCCTAAAAAGAGGATTGACCAAAGTGATAGTTGAATCAGACTTCAAAGTGGTGATTAACCTTCTCATGGAAAAGTCTAGCACCCCTTGGAGATGGAAACCTTGGGTTGCCAGGATAAATGCCTTGATGCAGTTGGGCAGCTTCACCTTTAATCACATTCTTCGAGAAGGAAACGACCCGGTCTATAGTATGGCTCGAGCAAGGAGTGGGAATCAGGCGACAACTCTGTACCTTCATATGGCTTCTCTACCGGAGCAGGTTCGAGGATAG